The region AAGGCTAGAGGAATTTGGCAGAAGTTGAGGGCGGGACCAGGGGGCAGAGTAGCTGTGTAGGCATCGGCTAAAGACAGGTTATAACGAGCGTAAGCGTGGAGGTCGGCATCTGTCCAACCGTGGGGATAGAAGTCAACCCCCCGCTCTAGGTCTTCGGCGTGGTTACGCAGAATGTTCACAGCTTGCAAACCGCGACCAAAGCCAAGGGCATGAAGGCGATTGGTGATGGTGCCATCGTACCAAGCCCATAGGTCGGAGAGCAGCAGGCCAACGGCTCCAGCAACGCTGAAGGTATAGCGATCGAGGTCGGCTTCGGTACGAATTGTCCAGTTATCTAGTGCCCAACTGGCCATGCGGTCAGCCATGGCAGCGGTAGCATCCCAAATACGTGGGGCGATCGTCACCGGAGCCATTAGTGCCCATTCCCCTACCCGCAGGGATACTTCTGGCAATAGAGCAATATCCTCAGAGTCGGCAAAGGAAAAGTCAGCAATTGTGTGGCCCTCAGTTGCAGCCTGCAAGGTAAAAC is a window of Cyanobacteriota bacterium DNA encoding:
- a CDS encoding phytoene/squalene synthase family protein, translated to MKPHNDAMAVLERTSRTFYIPISRLPVGLKEAVASAYLCMRAIDEIEDHPQLENSLKAKLLHTISFTLQAATEGHTIADFSFADSEDIALLPEVSLRVGEWALMAPVTIAPRIWDATAAMADRMASWALDNWTIRTEADLDRYTFSVAGAVGLLLSDLWAWYDGTITNRLHALGFGRGLQAVNILRNHAEDLERGVDFYPHGWTDADLHAYARYNLSLADAYTATLPPGPALNFCQIPLALAHATLDVLSQGESKLSRSAVMAVIAQLDKAPEPTMDPVLP